One Mailhella massiliensis DNA segment encodes these proteins:
- the ggt gene encoding gamma-glutamyltransferase, with protein sequence MPPFFTRAAAGALTLCAALLCPADGALAVSSSYCATPSMSANPLAVNGMVTSPHHLATQAGLDILRRGGNAVDAAVAVAVTLAVVYPQMCTPGGDNFWLIYDAGAGRLLGLNASGRSGENATIDFYTSRGFPKIPSRGYLAANTVPGAVSGWDEAYRFSRSALHTPMAWKDLFASAIGYAENGVPVSTSLARWSAINADVQDSTFRNLQRFPEFAKVFMKNGAPLAEGDMFRQPDLARTLKTIAEKGAAEFYTGSIARKITADMEKHGGLLTMKDFASHKVDWVEPVSVEYRGLTACNLPPSTQGMASLEILNILNNFNIKDMGESSADYYHAIIEATKEAFLDRDRYLSDPDFVSIPLKELLSREHGRAQAARIRMDRAATSKKPLDPKGDTVWLGVVDKDGNAVSLIQSIYHDFGSGIVAEGTGVLLQNRGSFFSLDPAHVNSLMPKKRTMHTLNPAMLLKNGRPLLVYGTMGGEGQPQTQAAVVTRVVDFGMTPQEAVTAPRWLYGRTWGAESNDVKLEGRIPPSVTQELAKRGHPVNVVEDYTDTMGHAGAILIHQDTGILQGAADPRSDGLAAGY encoded by the coding sequence ATGCCACCTTTTTTCACGCGGGCCGCTGCCGGAGCGCTGACGCTCTGCGCCGCGCTTCTCTGCCCCGCCGACGGAGCCCTTGCCGTGTCTTCTTCCTACTGTGCCACCCCCTCCATGAGCGCCAATCCTCTGGCCGTCAACGGCATGGTGACCAGCCCCCATCATCTGGCCACGCAGGCCGGACTGGACATCCTGCGCCGCGGCGGCAATGCCGTAGACGCCGCCGTCGCCGTCGCCGTCACCTTGGCCGTGGTCTATCCGCAGATGTGTACGCCGGGCGGAGATAATTTCTGGCTCATCTACGACGCCGGGGCAGGCAGGCTTCTGGGCCTGAACGCCAGCGGCCGCTCGGGCGAGAATGCCACCATCGACTTCTATACCTCGCGGGGCTTCCCAAAGATTCCTTCCCGGGGCTATCTCGCGGCCAACACCGTCCCCGGCGCAGTCTCCGGCTGGGACGAGGCCTACCGTTTCAGCCGCTCCGCCCTGCACACGCCCATGGCATGGAAGGATCTCTTCGCCTCCGCCATCGGCTACGCCGAAAACGGCGTTCCCGTATCGACCTCCCTTGCCCGCTGGAGCGCCATCAACGCCGATGTCCAGGATTCCACATTCCGCAACCTTCAGCGCTTCCCGGAATTTGCAAAAGTCTTCATGAAAAACGGCGCGCCCCTTGCCGAAGGCGACATGTTCCGTCAGCCCGACCTTGCGCGCACGCTGAAAACCATCGCGGAAAAAGGCGCGGCGGAATTCTACACGGGTTCCATAGCCCGAAAGATCACCGCCGACATGGAAAAGCACGGCGGCCTGCTCACCATGAAGGACTTCGCCTCGCACAAGGTCGACTGGGTGGAACCCGTCAGCGTCGAGTACCGGGGGCTTACGGCCTGCAACCTGCCGCCCAGCACACAGGGCATGGCTTCGCTGGAAATTCTGAACATTCTTAATAATTTCAATATAAAAGATATGGGCGAGAGCAGCGCGGACTACTACCACGCCATCATTGAGGCCACCAAGGAGGCCTTCCTCGACCGCGACCGCTATCTCTCCGACCCCGACTTCGTTTCCATTCCCCTGAAGGAACTGCTCTCCAGGGAACACGGCAGGGCCCAGGCCGCCCGCATACGCATGGACAGGGCTGCGACGTCGAAAAAGCCGCTCGATCCCAAAGGCGATACCGTATGGCTGGGCGTGGTGGACAAGGACGGCAACGCCGTTTCCCTCATCCAGAGCATCTATCACGACTTCGGCTCCGGCATCGTGGCCGAAGGCACCGGCGTACTGCTTCAGAACAGGGGCAGCTTCTTCTCGCTCGACCCGGCGCACGTCAACAGCCTCATGCCCAAAAAGCGCACCATGCACACCCTGAATCCGGCCATGCTCCTGAAAAACGGCAGGCCCCTGCTCGTGTACGGTACCATGGGCGGCGAAGGTCAGCCCCAGACGCAGGCCGCCGTCGTCACGCGCGTGGTGGACTTCGGCATGACGCCGCAGGAGGCCGTCACCGCCCCGCGCTGGCTCTACGGCCGCACCTGGGGCGCGGAATCCAACGATGTGAAGCTGGAAGGCCGTATTCCTCCCTCCGTGACGCAGGAACTGGCAAAGCGCGGGCACCCCGTGAACGTGGTGGAAGACTATACCGATACCATGGGCCATGCCGGGGCCATTCTCATTCATCAGGATACGGGAATTCTTCAGGGAGCAGCCGACCCGAGAAGCGACGGACTCGCCGCCGGATACTGA